aataaagaaaaagaaaaaatgtcaagTTTGTCATGAAATACCAAATCGCCTCTTGGATACAATCTGTTTTGAAGGGATGGAGCTACTTAGGCTTCTTCGCTCTCACGCCCTTTGCCGGGGCGATTTCACCTTTCGCCGGGGCGGTCTCGCCCTTCCGCTCTTTGGTTTTCTTGGAAGGGGTCTTCTGCCCGGTTGCAGCCTTCGTAGTCAACTTGACGCTATGACTGCTGCCCTTCGATTCCGCATCGCTCTGTCGCTTGCTTTCCGGGGCACCGGTCCCGGACTCATGGTGTGCAGCAGCTGGCCGCTGGCTCTTCATCGGTGCGCCGCTCTTCGACTCTGCGTCAGCAGTAGCGGGGCACTTCTCATTCGCCGTGCCTATATTCTCGTCGCCCTGCAGGCTTACGCTTGGCTGCCGGCTACGCGTCCTGGCTCCTTTCAGCTCGGCGTCCGTAGCACCCGAGTCCTTGCGCTTGGAAGCGACACCCTTCGTTTGCTCGGCACTGACGAAGCCGGCCGACCTCGCCTTCGACTCTGCGTCCGTCGACAGATGCGGAGCGCGCTTGCTTCTCGGCTCCTCCTGACTGGTGTCGCCCTCTGGCACAGCACCGGGACGCTTGCTTTGATGCCTGTGCTGCATAGCGGGCGCCTTCGACGACACTGCAACCTTTCCTGCGTGCGCGGTTGCTTTTTCCTTGTCATTGGCGACCGCGTGCGACATTCCCGAAGGCTGAacgatgtggtctttctgctgtTCTCCGGTGCCTTCGTTGTCGGAGACGTCTTGCCGACCGCGTGACTTGATGCCAGCGGTTTGGGTTTGTGTGGGCATTGCGCTCACGCCACCGCCGGCGCTGGAAGCCGCGTTCGTCGAGAGGCCGCTGCGCAGAATTGCGGCCGACGCCTCCTCCGCAAAGCAGCCCCACACGTCCTGGTGCGCCTCCAGGTGCCCCGAGCGGAACAGGTACGCGGCGAGCTGCGAGCTGCCGAGGAGGCTGGCCAGGCTTAGCAGCATGCAGAAGGTCCGGAAAGGAAACTGTTGACCCCGCTCGGCGTCGTACAGGGGCAGCGTCAACATGACCGGAAGGCCAAATTGCGGCTCGCCGCAAAGGGTCCGCGCCATCAGACCTATCATGAAGCCTGCGAAACGGCACGAAGCAGATTTCAAAGGCTGTATTCTCGGTGGACCCTTTTTGCAAGAAGTTTGAAAGCGAAGCCTCGTTGTTGCGACGGATATTTTCAGTTTTCAATGCCCTCGAAAACTGTAGCGACGTGAACAtaaggatgatggcagaaataTACCCAGCGAGTGATCGACcgagaatacggcccctgatttTGTAAAAATTCTCCTCCTTATCCGTTACGTCTCGCTTTTCGGCATTGGCTGGCGCACACCTCACCGCTCCACTTTCActgaaataaatgaaaataataaaatcAGAAGAGAATAATCAGTCTAATAACATGGGCCCCCGAAGCCGCATCCAGCAGTGCCGCCGGCCGCAATTGTGTTTTTGTGTCGTCAAGTAGTCGCTGGCCATAAGGCTCATAAAAGAGCACAACTTCCACTTTTCCACGCCGCAGTCCTCGCATGGTAACTTTACATCCGTGCAAACACATTCGATTCGCGTGGGAGATAAGCGACGGACCGGTGGCCTATGCTAGCAGTCCGTCCTCAAAGCCAACGCCTAAGAATGTTACACTGTACTAATGACAGTTAATAGTTCTCGTGGCGCACATGAGAACACGCAACATGGGGCAGCACGCGCATAGCAAGGTTCTGCAGGAAGATTTGCTTAAGTAATTGAAACAGTGAAATGTTAACCCTTGTTACTGACTCTTACGACGGCCAATAGTCGTGTCCTTTGATAGCACTCTTGGTAACTTACCCGTTCGATAAATATAGTGTGTGGTCATACTGAGTGTGCTGCGAGAGAGACTGAGCGGAGAAACTTTCATCCGTAAGTTCAAGGTTCAGCCTTAGTTTAAGAGTGAGAAAAGGAAGAACCTACCAATGACGGCACCGTAGGCGTTGATCTTGCTGGGCATGAAAAAGAGCGCCATGAACTGAGGGAAGAGCAACACGTAGACAAGGTCCGAAGAGAGCGTCCATAGCGCAAACACCGACTGCACGTTGAGAGCCATGGTCATCGCCAACAGGCCGACCACCCAGAGGGTGCATCGAAGCGCAATGCACAGCTCATCCTCGGTTGCCTGCACGGTCACAACCGCAATTCCCATCACCATACGCAGAGCAAAGACATTCCTCTCCCAAGGCTTCCGTAATGGCCGGCCCTGTTCACGGCCGTCCTCACTCACCAATAGACCTtttttaccgcgaagctgttgGCCTCTAGtaggtcgggatttttcgtgtccgcgtgcgcggcGATGCTCAcataaaaatgtgggccgatcccggagacagtgcaaagaaaacgggaagcgcacagtgtgctgcttcccCAAGAGGCATCCCATAAAGTCGTCAGGTGACATcacttgacgatggcgtcatcgcgTGATGTCACGTTTgtcgtgatgacgtcatcaggcgcTATAATGACGTGACGgtgccgttatcacgtaacgtagcgtttgacgtgatgatgtcgtcacgcgacgtttgaggttgaagtcacgtttcgtcatcatgtcaaacgtgacgttaccacttggtcacatgggttttggtaccaccggatgttaacgccggattttattgcgatagcaattatatggacactcaaaagcagatttctgccgtcggcgtcgccgtcgccgtcgccgtgaggttccgcatgacgtcaatggagattaaatcgtcgccgcgcgccgaacgctgtatgtgcgagtgaaagggcgctaggggctcgcgctttcacggggagtgaacgcacggcggagaacaaacgcgcgttctgcgccgtgctcccttaagggctgcagaagtaggcgtctctttcctcctttacaatcaccatatatgtagagcaaacgcgccttcttccgacgcgcgggaggccgtgggggaggggggagggggagggaagggaggcgacgtttacctgcggcaccaagtgcctatttatatcagaggctccggcaacagtcaccaacgccgcacgcattttgagcgaacgcgggcaaaacgccgacggcgtcgacaacagttctgcgtgttgccggtgctgctgcatgtccaagtttatacagctgataaagctaatatcattactccgtatagctctctacaaatttgctatcgcaattgatgcttcgcctttcaggtgaaactgcgacaacttttttcacttCATGGACGatataatgatttcgtatttataaagaatacgcccctcagcagttgtagtgccgcttttccacagcttcgctggacatccattTCCGCATGGCCGCGATGGCGAGTCATTTTTTATATCGCATAGAGATGTAGTCACTCACTTTTTGTGCTGTTATACATAGCACATGTGAATTCCCCCTGCCTCAAGTCGCTTCACTTGTGCTAAAGCGTGCTCTTAACAGCTGAGTAGCGAAAATGGCGCCGGCGATGAAGCCTTCGTAAAATTGTCCCACCGTTTACACCGGAAAACCAGAGCGCGTGATTTCAGAAATGCTCCGACAAAGTGCAGAACACTCGTGCTGCCGCTCTCCTGGTGGTTTCAAGCATGTGCTTACACGTGCTTGCAACAGTTCAGCGCACGTTGCAGCGGCCTTGATATCTGCTCATCGAGTAAACTAGGGTTACCAGCAATGATAACAATGGAACCATGAGTCAGATGAAACTGTATTCGCATTATCAGTCGAGTGCAGAAATATTTAAAGGTTGCGGGTGAAAGGTTCTAACCGCGCTTCGATTAGTGCAGTCAATTGTCTAAACAGCAGGGACCGGGCATGGAAGCATTAGGCCGTGCAGTGTTCGTTTGAAATTTATTTGTATTAGCAATGGTTCAACCTCAATTACAACAGTAGAAATGACAAAATTCAACACATTCCGAAAGAAATAGCTTATGAGGTAAATGCTGCAGCTTCTGAGCGATCGTAATGGTGAACGACAAATGAGAAGTATGAAGAGCATATTGCTCGTTTCCTCCGCCGTTCTTTCGTTTCTATATTGTCTTTGGCACAGCGCTTCAGACCATGCATGCGATGTCGAATATCGCTTGCGTAGTGTGTTTGATGCGCCGAGTTGTCAGCCCTAGCGACAAGGCATTAGCCCCTCAAATAAAAAATTACAATTTGGGGCTGGCTAAGTGTTCGTACTTTTGGGCTAGCTCGCATCAAGTGCGCAAACTTCCATAAATAGATCATCAAGTTAAATATTTCAAATTTCTTCCGTCTCCCAATGTATGCAGAAGGTTGACAAACCTTGATTTCGTTTCTTCACCTATGCTCAGTCGTTTGGCGAAAAGCACGGAACTCGCTAAACGTTCAGCAGGATGTGAATTGCCTCAAGCAGTATATGGCTGAGAAAAAAACGTTTTATAGCAGCGCTACTCCAGAACAACAATGTGTTCTGATAGCAGCATACGGCGCTACAGTGTATAGCGTTCACCGAAGATGACATCATTATGCTACAAACTCAACTTATTTGCTTGCAGCTCTAAACAAAACGAAACAATTACGTCATCACAAGTAACACGTGGTCAGTTTAAATGCTACAGTGAGCTTGTCTGCGCACCATGGGCCTAAACATAAGCTGGTAGACGTTGCGCGTTATGAGCGACGAAGCACTCAGCATGGACGAGTCGACGGACGACATTACTGCCGCCGTGATG
This Dermacentor silvarum isolate Dsil-2018 chromosome 6, BIME_Dsil_1.4, whole genome shotgun sequence DNA region includes the following protein-coding sequences:
- the LOC125939620 gene encoding high-affinity choline transporter 1-like, with product MSTLDMLGILAIIAYYVAIAYVGFRMTTVEYDEDDSENQQPGQTAAAKPEDKSGEDLLRLFLANRGLPLSLGFISMTATWVGAGYINGTAEAVYNYGLVWCQAPLGYALSLVIGGLFFAGRMHATKAFTMLDPFQQHYGCWIGLLLCVPAVSGEVFWTASNLSALGETVGTLTHLNITMIIVVSTSVILLYTSRGGLASVMYTDVFQLCSTIIGLWCCVPFIATNQAIAKISEVQKEWVGVIKNQDVSQILDQLFMTIFGGIPWQVYFQRVLSSDSAFTAKMLSFLSALGCVFLSLPPVIVGATGKSANFTAVGYPGPYNLKSDHRKDIMPYAIRYLTPGVISILGQLAITAAVMSSVDSSMLSASSLITRNVYQLMFRPMATEDELCIALRCTLWVVGLLAMTMALNVQSVFALWTLSSDLVYVLLFPQFMALFFMPSKINAYGAVIGFMIGLMARTLCGEPQFGLPVMLTLPLYDAERGQQFPFRTFCMLLSLASLLGSSQLAAYLFRSGHLEAHQDVWGCFAEEASAAILRSGLSTNAASSAGGGVSAMPTQTQTAGIKSRGRQDVSDNEGTGEQQKDHIVQPSGMSHAVANDKEKATAHAGKVAVSSKAPAMQHRHQSKRPGAVPEGDTSQEEPRSKRAPHLSTDAESKARSAGFVSAEQTKGVASKRKDSGATDAELKGARTRSRQPSVSLQGDENIGTANEKCPATADAESKSGAPMKSQRPAAAHHESGTGAPESKRQSDAESKGSSHSVKLTTKAATGQKTPSKKTKERKGETAPAKGEIAPAKGVRAKKPK